A single genomic interval of Bradyrhizobium sp. AZCC 1693 harbors:
- the ccoN gene encoding cytochrome-c oxidase, cbb3-type subunit I, protein MTQGEAGLVLVFSISAFLCLFATAKALDTAFAFHAALASAASLWAVIAIGNRYFARPASLTPQEINGRPNYNMGPVKFSAVMSVIWGIAGFAVGLLIASQLAWPSLNFDLPWTSFGRLRPLHTSAVIFAFGGNVLIATSLYVVQKTCRVRLAGDLAPWFVVIGYNFFILIAGTGYLLGVTQSKEYAEPEWYADLWLTIVWVVYLLVFLMTIIKRKEPHIFVANWFYLAFIVTIAVLHLGNNPALPVSVFGSKSYIAWGGVQDAMFQWWYGHNAVGFFLTAGFLAIMYYFIPKRAERPVYSYRLSIIHFWSLIFLYIWAGPHHLHYTALPDWAQTLGMTFSIMLWMPSWGGMINGLMTLSGAWDKLRTDPVLRMLVVSVAFYGMSTFEGPMMSIKVVNSLSHYTDWTIGHVHSGALGWVGFVSFGALYCLIPWLWDRKGLYSLKLVNWHFWTATIGIVLYISAMWVSGILQGLMWRAYTSLGFLEYSFIETVEAMHPFYIIRAAGGALFLIGSLIMAYNLWMTVRVGEAEVPLPLALQPAE, encoded by the coding sequence ATGACGCAAGGCGAGGCCGGTCTGGTGCTGGTCTTTTCGATCTCGGCATTCCTGTGCCTGTTCGCGACGGCCAAGGCACTGGATACGGCGTTTGCCTTCCACGCCGCGCTGGCCAGCGCCGCCAGCCTGTGGGCGGTGATCGCGATCGGGAACCGGTATTTCGCACGCCCGGCATCATTGACACCGCAGGAAATCAACGGCCGGCCCAATTACAACATGGGCCCGGTCAAGTTCTCAGCGGTCATGTCGGTGATCTGGGGCATCGCCGGATTTGCGGTAGGACTATTGATCGCCTCCCAGCTCGCGTGGCCCTCGCTCAATTTCGATCTGCCATGGACCAGCTTCGGCCGCCTGCGGCCGCTGCATACGTCGGCGGTGATCTTCGCCTTTGGCGGCAATGTGCTGATCGCAACCTCGCTCTACGTCGTGCAGAAGACCTGCCGCGTACGCCTGGCGGGCGATCTCGCGCCGTGGTTCGTCGTCATCGGCTACAATTTCTTCATCCTGATCGCCGGCACCGGCTATTTGCTCGGCGTAACCCAGTCCAAGGAATATGCCGAGCCGGAATGGTACGCGGATCTGTGGCTGACGATCGTCTGGGTGGTGTACCTGCTGGTCTTCCTGATGACCATCATCAAGCGCAAAGAGCCGCATATCTTCGTCGCCAACTGGTTCTATCTCGCCTTCATCGTCACCATCGCCGTGCTTCATCTCGGTAACAATCCGGCGCTGCCGGTCTCGGTGTTCGGCTCAAAATCCTACATCGCTTGGGGCGGGGTGCAGGACGCCATGTTCCAGTGGTGGTACGGGCATAACGCGGTCGGCTTCTTCCTGACCGCCGGCTTCCTCGCCATCATGTACTACTTCATTCCGAAGCGCGCCGAGCGGCCGGTCTATTCCTACCGGCTGTCGATCATCCATTTCTGGTCGCTGATCTTCCTCTACATCTGGGCCGGCCCGCATCATCTGCACTACACGGCGTTGCCGGACTGGGCGCAGACGCTCGGCATGACGTTCTCGATCATGCTGTGGATGCCGTCTTGGGGCGGCATGATCAACGGCCTGATGACGCTGTCGGGCGCCTGGGACAAGCTCCGCACCGATCCGGTGCTCCGCATGCTCGTCGTCTCAGTCGCCTTCTACGGCATGTCGACCTTCGAAGGGCCGATGATGTCGATCAAGGTCGTGAATTCGCTCAGCCACTACACCGACTGGACCATCGGCCATGTGCATTCCGGTGCGCTGGGCTGGGTCGGCTTCGTCTCGTTCGGCGCGCTGTACTGCCTGATTCCCTGGCTGTGGGATCGCAAGGGGCTCTACAGCCTGAAGCTGGTCAACTGGCACTTCTGGACCGCCACGATCGGCATCGTGCTCTACATCTCGGCGATGTGGGTGTCGGGAATCCTGCAAGGCCTGATGTGGCGGGCCTACACCTCGCTCGGCTTCCTCGAATATTCCTTCATCGAAACCGTGGAAGCGATGCATCCCTTCTACATCATCCGTGCCGCGGGTGGGGCGCTGTTCCTGATCGGGTCGCTGATCATGGCCTATAATCTCTGGATGACGGTGCGCGTCGGCGAAGCGGAAGTGCCGTTGCCCCTCGCTCTTCAGCCGGCGGAATGA
- the ccoO gene encoding cytochrome-c oxidase, cbb3-type subunit II, with amino-acid sequence MSFWSRHQIFEKNSIVLIAGILVVIAIGGLVEITPLFYLKSTIEKVDGVRPYTPLELAGRNVYVREGCYLCHSQMVRPLRDEVERYGHYSLAAESMYDHPFQWGSKRTGPDLARVGGKYSDEWHVTHLNNPRAIVPQSVMPGYAFLSQTEVDEASVTAHLRTNRAVGVPYSDDQIANAVADLKAQADPDNAGVDAFTKRYPRAVTRNFDGKSGAPTEMDALVAYLQMLGTLVDFKLYNEKTNLR; translated from the coding sequence ATGTCTTTCTGGTCACGGCACCAAATCTTCGAAAAGAACTCGATCGTCCTGATCGCGGGAATCCTCGTGGTGATCGCCATCGGCGGTCTCGTCGAAATCACCCCGCTGTTCTATCTCAAGAGCACGATCGAGAAGGTCGACGGCGTCAGGCCGTACACGCCGCTCGAGCTTGCCGGGCGCAACGTCTATGTCCGCGAGGGATGCTACCTCTGCCATTCGCAGATGGTCCGGCCGCTGCGCGATGAGGTCGAGCGCTACGGCCATTACTCACTCGCAGCCGAGAGCATGTACGACCATCCGTTCCAGTGGGGGTCCAAGCGCACCGGTCCCGACCTGGCGCGGGTCGGCGGCAAGTACTCCGACGAATGGCACGTCACGCATCTGAACAATCCGCGCGCAATCGTGCCGCAATCGGTGATGCCCGGTTACGCGTTCCTGTCGCAGACGGAAGTCGATGAGGCCAGCGTCACGGCCCACCTGCGCACCAACCGCGCGGTCGGCGTACCTTATTCGGACGACCAGATTGCCAATGCCGTCGCCGATCTCAAGGCGCAGGCCGACCCTGACAATGCCGGTGTCGATGCGTTCACAAAACGCTACCCGAGGGCGGTTACCCGCAATTTCGACGGCAAGAGCGGCGCGCCGACCGAGATGGATGCGCTGGTCGCGTACCTGCAGATGCTGGGCACGCTGGTCGACTTCAAGCTTTACAACGAAAAAACAAATCTTCGCTGA
- a CDS encoding cbb3-type cytochrome c oxidase subunit 3, producing the protein MKAILTVHNIASDLVTTFWTPVFVGIFIAILTYALWPRNQAAFDEAAKMPLREE; encoded by the coding sequence ATGAAAGCAATTCTCACTGTCCATAACATTGCGTCGGACCTGGTCACGACGTTCTGGACGCCGGTCTTCGTCGGCATCTTCATCGCAATTCTGACCTACGCGCTTTGGCCGCGCAACCAGGCCGCCTTCGACGAAGCGGCGAAAATGCCTTTGCGGGAAGAGTGA
- the ccoP gene encoding cytochrome-c oxidase, cbb3-type subunit III, with translation MTEHSDIDHVSGRSTTGHEWDGIKELNTPLPRWWLITFYLTILWAIGYWIVYPAWPLLWSHTTGIWNYSTRAEVATELANLEKIRGDRMVALGAASLEEIEKNPALLALARARGKTVFGDNCAPCHGSGGAGAKGYPNLNDDEWLWGGSLDQIMQTIQFGARSGHQKTHESAMLAFGKEGVLKKDQIVTVANYVRSLSGLPAAPGYDAAAGVKIFTDNCTSCHGDNGKGNQELGAPDLTDKIWLYGSDEATLVETITNGRAGVMPAWVGRLDPSTIKALTVYVHSLGGGK, from the coding sequence ATGACCGAACACAGCGATATCGATCACGTCTCCGGAAGGTCGACCACGGGTCACGAGTGGGACGGCATCAAGGAACTCAACACGCCGCTGCCGCGCTGGTGGTTGATAACCTTTTATCTGACAATTCTCTGGGCGATCGGCTACTGGATCGTCTATCCTGCGTGGCCGCTGCTCTGGAGCCATACGACCGGCATCTGGAATTACTCGACCCGCGCGGAGGTCGCCACCGAACTCGCCAATCTGGAAAAGATCCGCGGCGACAGGATGGTGGCGCTTGGCGCTGCCTCGCTGGAGGAGATCGAGAAGAATCCCGCGCTGCTGGCCCTGGCGCGGGCGCGCGGCAAGACGGTGTTCGGCGACAATTGCGCGCCTTGCCACGGCAGCGGCGGCGCGGGGGCCAAGGGCTATCCAAATCTGAACGACGACGAATGGCTATGGGGCGGCAGCCTCGACCAGATCATGCAGACGATCCAGTTCGGCGCCCGTTCGGGGCATCAAAAGACCCACGAGAGCGCCATGCTGGCCTTCGGCAAGGAGGGCGTCCTCAAGAAGGATCAGATCGTTACCGTCGCCAATTACGTCCGCTCGCTATCGGGCCTGCCGGCCGCTCCGGGATACGATGCGGCCGCCGGCGTAAAAATCTTCACGGACAACTGCACGTCCTGCCATGGCGACAACGGCAAGGGGAACCAGGAACTCGGTGCGCCCGATCTCACGGACAAGATCTGGCTCTACGGTTCGGATGAGGCGACGCTGGTCGAGACCATCACCAATGGCCGCGCCGGGGTGATGCCGGCCTGGGTCGGCCGGCTCGACCCGTCCACGATCAAGGCGTTGACGGTCTATGTCCACTCGCTTGGCGGAGGAAAATAG
- a CDS encoding FixH family protein, translating to MSRKQPPRPITGRMVLLMMVAFFGVVIGVNLVMMRLAIQTLPGTEVDSAYSASLTYEKEIATARAQSARCWKVDAHVERSGQGGATLQVEARDNDGRPMSGLKFHGRFERPTDRRADQQVTLAEVGIGIFRGSAEAIAPGQWDLVLEGAAAGQRLFLSKNRVLLN from the coding sequence ATGAGCCGGAAGCAGCCGCCAAGACCCATCACCGGGCGCATGGTGCTCTTGATGATGGTAGCGTTCTTCGGCGTCGTGATCGGGGTCAACCTCGTCATGATGCGACTGGCGATCCAGACCTTGCCCGGCACCGAGGTCGATAGCGCCTATAGCGCCAGCCTCACCTATGAGAAGGAGATTGCCACCGCTCGTGCCCAGAGCGCGCGCTGCTGGAAGGTCGACGCCCATGTTGAACGCAGCGGGCAGGGCGGCGCCACGTTGCAGGTCGAGGCGCGCGACAATGATGGCCGGCCGATGTCCGGCCTGAAGTTTCACGGCCGGTTCGAACGGCCGACTGACCGGCGAGCCGATCAGCAGGTCACGCTCGCCGAGGTGGGGATCGGCATCTTTCGCGGCAGCGCGGAAGCCATCGCACCGGGCCAATGGGATCTGGTGCTCGAAGGCGCCGCGGCGGGGCAGCGGCTGTTTCTGTCCAAGAACCGCGTGTTGTTGAACTAG
- a CDS encoding heavy metal translocating P-type ATPase, with amino-acid sequence MQPTRDFSHYVRHLGSGLSHIDLAVEGVSCAGCMSKIERGLSALPDVTLARVNLTDRRVALEWKEGALDPARFIDRLAELGYKAYPFEPVRAEADETEQASFLLRCLGVAAFAAMNIMMLSIPVWSGNVSDMIPEQRDFFHWLSALIALPAAAYSGQPFFRSALRVLRARTTNMDVPISIGIVLALAMSVMETIHHAEHAYFDAALMLLAFLLAGRYLDQSMRRKTRAVAGNLAALKAETATKFVGADEISVVPIAAVQTGDIVLLRPGERSAVDGAVVEGQSKIDQSLITGETLPAKAGPGTAVYAGTLNLSGALRVRVSAASEGTLLAEISRLLDNAVQSRSRYVQLADRASQLYAPVVHAAALLTMLGWAAYGATWHDAIVTAISVLIITCPCALGLAIPAVQTVVSGAMFRTGVLLNSGDAIERLASVDRVVFDKTGTLTLPELDVTNAVDAPKDVFELAGRLALASHHPVAAAVARASGAKAPLAGVEEIAGEGVRGFVNGLEVRLGRPSFCGADQIANDILCRDPEASVVAFRHGETRHVFAVRQRLRTDAAGAVATLLKAGIEVEILSGDREPAVRHAAGTLGIHEWRAGVTPADKIARIEELKRRGVKILMVGDGMNDAPALAAAHVSMSPVSATHLSQATADLVFLGNRLAPVVKAIGFSRKALLLMRQNLWLAAGYNLLAVPLAIAGLATPLVAAAAMSGSSLLVILNALRAHRGAREFC; translated from the coding sequence ATGCAGCCGACGCGGGATTTTTCACACTATGTCCGCCATCTCGGATCGGGCTTGTCGCATATCGATCTGGCGGTGGAGGGCGTCAGTTGCGCCGGCTGCATGTCCAAGATCGAGCGCGGGCTTTCCGCGCTGCCGGATGTGACACTGGCGCGCGTCAACCTGACCGACCGTCGGGTGGCGTTGGAATGGAAGGAGGGCGCGCTCGACCCGGCCCGTTTCATCGACCGGCTGGCCGAGCTTGGTTACAAGGCCTATCCGTTCGAGCCGGTCCGCGCCGAAGCTGACGAGACCGAGCAGGCGAGCTTCCTGCTGCGCTGTCTCGGCGTCGCCGCCTTTGCCGCGATGAACATCATGATGCTGTCGATCCCGGTGTGGTCCGGCAACGTCTCAGACATGATCCCGGAGCAGCGCGATTTCTTCCACTGGCTGTCGGCGCTGATCGCCTTGCCGGCCGCAGCCTATTCGGGGCAGCCGTTCTTCAGGTCCGCGCTTCGCGTGTTGCGGGCGCGCACGACCAACATGGACGTGCCGATCTCGATCGGTATCGTGCTGGCGCTCGCGATGTCGGTGATGGAGACGATTCACCACGCCGAACATGCCTACTTCGACGCCGCGCTGATGCTGCTCGCCTTCCTGCTGGCCGGCCGCTATCTCGATCAGAGCATGCGCCGCAAGACGCGGGCGGTCGCCGGAAACCTCGCCGCGCTGAAGGCGGAAACCGCGACGAAGTTCGTTGGCGCGGATGAAATCAGCGTCGTGCCGATTGCCGCCGTGCAGACCGGTGACATCGTCCTGCTGCGTCCGGGCGAGCGCTCCGCCGTCGACGGCGCCGTGGTCGAGGGGCAGTCCAAGATCGACCAGAGCCTGATCACCGGCGAGACCTTGCCCGCAAAGGCGGGGCCGGGCACGGCCGTCTATGCGGGCACGCTCAATCTGTCGGGCGCCTTGCGGGTAAGGGTGTCGGCGGCGTCCGAAGGCACGCTGCTGGCGGAGATCAGCCGGCTGCTCGACAACGCCGTACAGTCGCGCTCCCGCTACGTGCAACTCGCCGACCGCGCGTCGCAGCTTTATGCGCCCGTCGTGCATGCGGCGGCGCTTCTGACCATGCTGGGCTGGGCGGCCTACGGCGCGACCTGGCACGACGCCATCGTCACCGCGATCTCCGTTCTGATCATCACCTGTCCCTGTGCGCTCGGACTGGCGATCCCGGCGGTGCAGACCGTGGTCTCGGGCGCCATGTTCCGGACCGGTGTGCTGCTCAATTCCGGCGATGCCATCGAGCGGCTGGCCAGTGTCGATCGCGTCGTATTCGACAAGACGGGCACGCTGACCTTGCCGGAGCTCGATGTCACGAATGCCGTCGATGCTCCGAAAGACGTGTTCGAACTCGCCGGGCGGCTCGCACTGGCCAGCCATCATCCGGTCGCCGCCGCAGTGGCGCGGGCCTCCGGCGCAAAGGCGCCATTGGCCGGGGTCGAGGAGATAGCAGGCGAGGGCGTGCGCGGCTTCGTCAACGGGCTCGAAGTGCGGTTGGGCAGGCCGTCGTTTTGCGGCGCGGACCAGATCGCCAACGACATCCTGTGCAGGGATCCCGAGGCTTCCGTCGTCGCCTTCCGCCATGGCGAAACGCGGCACGTCTTTGCGGTGCGGCAGCGCCTGCGCACCGATGCGGCCGGCGCCGTTGCCACGCTTCTCAAGGCCGGGATTGAAGTCGAGATTCTGTCCGGCGATCGAGAGCCTGCGGTACGCCATGCGGCCGGGACGCTCGGCATTCATGAATGGCGCGCAGGCGTCACGCCGGCGGACAAGATTGCCCGCATCGAGGAATTGAAGCGGCGGGGCGTCAAGATCCTGATGGTCGGCGATGGCATGAACGACGCGCCGGCGCTTGCTGCCGCGCACGTCTCGATGTCACCGGTCAGCGCCACCCATTTGAGCCAGGCGACCGCCGATCTGGTGTTCCTCGGCAATCGCCTCGCGCCCGTCGTCAAGGCAATCGGCTTCTCGCGGAAGGCACTGCTTCTGATGCGGCAAAACCTGTGGCTGGCTGCGGGCTACAACCTGCTCGCCGTGCCGCTCGCGATCGCAGGCCTCGCAACGCCGCTGGTCGCCGCCGCCGCGATGTCCGGTTCGTCACTGCTGGTGATCTTGAACGCGCTGCGCGCGCATCGCGGCGCGAGGGAGTTTTGCTGA
- the ccoS gene encoding cbb3-type cytochrome oxidase assembly protein CcoS, protein MEVLVFLVPLALTLGALGLMGFLWSLKNGQYDDLEGAGWRAIADDEPAHPNYCRPAGPDVGKTSG, encoded by the coding sequence ATGGAAGTTCTGGTGTTTCTCGTACCCTTGGCATTGACGCTCGGCGCCCTCGGCCTGATGGGCTTTCTCTGGTCGCTCAAGAACGGCCAGTACGACGACCTCGAGGGAGCAGGCTGGCGCGCGATTGCCGATGACGAGCCTGCGCATCCGAACTATTGCCGTCCAGCGGGGCCGGATGTCGGCAAAACGAGTGGGTGA
- a CDS encoding ISNCY family transposase, which yields MRFSDLLDRTEAKELTQVAAAELLGINVRTFQRWAERYEAEGDDGLVDLRMGRRSPRRAPEEELERMLGLFRDRYADFTVKHFHEQLQKRHGYVLGYTVTKLALHAAGLVRKAPKRSAHRKKRPRRPLPGMLLHQDGSRHAWIEGLPAMDLIVTLDDATSEIYSMFLVEEEGTASTFQALGEVIGGRGLFCALYTDRGSHYFYTPKAGEKVSKTQQTQVGRALSHLGIEHIAAYSPEARGRSERMFGTLQGRLPKDLRLAGIRTVEAANAWLRAHYMAEHNAAFAIKAEQPGTAFVADRHEAWREALCVIEDRTVANDNTIAWNGRRLQLPESRLRPHFVKALVRVHEYPDGTASVFLGPHRLATFAADGHQISPDAPQPGSVLGAVKDKPLRARKRASLTAPARAAVEIARVGAEKRASSRTKKPTRRANPAAISVA from the coding sequence ATGCGGTTTTCGGATTTGCTGGATCGGACGGAGGCGAAGGAACTGACGCAGGTGGCCGCGGCTGAGCTTCTCGGGATCAACGTGCGGACGTTTCAACGTTGGGCGGAACGCTATGAGGCGGAGGGCGATGACGGGCTTGTCGACCTCCGTATGGGGCGGCGATCGCCGCGGCGCGCGCCGGAGGAAGAGCTTGAGCGGATGCTGGGGCTGTTCCGGGACAGGTACGCGGACTTCACGGTGAAGCACTTCCACGAGCAGCTGCAAAAGCGGCATGGCTATGTGCTTGGCTACACGGTGACGAAGCTGGCCTTGCACGCGGCGGGCTTGGTGCGGAAGGCGCCGAAGCGTTCGGCGCACCGCAAGAAGCGTCCGCGCCGGCCGCTTCCGGGCATGCTGCTGCATCAGGACGGGTCGCGCCACGCCTGGATCGAAGGTCTGCCGGCGATGGACCTGATCGTCACGCTGGACGATGCGACGAGCGAGATCTACTCGATGTTTCTGGTCGAGGAAGAAGGCACGGCGTCGACGTTCCAGGCCTTGGGCGAAGTGATTGGCGGGCGCGGCCTGTTCTGCGCGCTCTACACCGATCGCGGCAGCCATTATTTCTACACCCCGAAGGCTGGCGAGAAGGTCTCGAAGACGCAACAAACCCAGGTGGGACGGGCTTTATCGCATCTTGGGATCGAGCATATCGCAGCCTATTCGCCGGAGGCGCGCGGGCGCTCCGAGCGGATGTTCGGCACGCTGCAGGGCCGGCTGCCGAAGGACCTGCGGCTCGCCGGGATCAGGACGGTCGAAGCCGCCAATGCGTGGCTGAGGGCGCATTACATGGCCGAGCATAACGCGGCGTTTGCGATCAAGGCCGAACAGCCGGGCACGGCGTTCGTCGCCGATCGCCACGAGGCTTGGCGCGAAGCGCTGTGCGTGATCGAAGACCGAACCGTCGCCAACGACAATACGATCGCATGGAACGGTCGGCGGCTGCAGCTGCCGGAGAGCCGGCTCAGGCCCCACTTCGTCAAAGCCCTGGTGCGGGTCCATGAGTATCCCGATGGCACCGCGAGCGTGTTCCTTGGCCCGCACCGATTGGCGACGTTTGCCGCCGACGGACACCAGATCAGCCCCGACGCGCCTCAGCCTGGCAGCGTGCTCGGAGCCGTCAAGGACAAGCCCTTGCGGGCGCGCAAGCGCGCGTCCTTGACCGCCCCTGCGCGCGCCGCCGTCGAGATAGCGCGGGTCGGGGCGGAGAAACGGGCTTCAAGTCGAACAAAGAAACCGACCAGGAGGGCTAACCCGGCAGCAATATCCGTGGCATGA
- a CDS encoding leucine-rich repeat domain-containing protein, translating to MKDTADPNLSLWKKGLGVVPAWVWERTELETLVLADNGLSDLSDRIGGLKKLRMLDLGHNKFAGLPDALGGLSGLTDFLYLHDNRLTALPQSLRQLAKLRYLNLSENAFETIPEVVTHMESLIELRVTDNRLTSIPDSLGRLSRLRELHLRNNKLMSLPDSIGLLSELRQLDLRGNPLRYLPASVAALPRLDKLDLRWVETLAPQAWFSDLEARGCAIYR from the coding sequence ATGAAAGACACTGCGGATCCGAATCTGTCCCTCTGGAAGAAGGGACTCGGCGTCGTCCCGGCCTGGGTTTGGGAGCGGACCGAACTCGAAACCCTCGTCCTGGCCGACAATGGACTATCGGATCTTTCGGACCGCATTGGAGGTCTAAAGAAGCTGCGTATGCTCGATCTCGGTCACAACAAGTTTGCGGGGCTGCCTGACGCATTGGGCGGCCTCAGTGGCCTAACCGACTTTCTCTATTTGCACGACAACAGACTGACCGCGCTGCCTCAGTCGCTTCGGCAACTTGCGAAGCTGCGCTACCTAAACCTCAGCGAGAACGCATTCGAGACGATCCCTGAGGTTGTCACGCATATGGAGAGCCTGATTGAGCTTCGGGTGACCGACAACAGGCTTACCTCGATCCCCGACAGCCTTGGACGGCTGTCTCGCCTGCGGGAACTTCACCTCCGGAACAACAAGCTCATGTCGCTGCCGGACAGCATCGGCCTGTTATCGGAGTTGAGGCAGCTAGACCTGCGGGGGAATCCGCTGAGATACCTTCCCGCCAGCGTGGCGGCCCTACCTCGCCTGGATAAGCTGGATTTGCGGTGGGTCGAGACGCTCGCGCCCCAAGCATGGTTCTCAGACCTTGAGGCACGCGGCTGCGCCATCTACCGCTAA